The following proteins are encoded in a genomic region of Tolumonas lignilytica:
- a CDS encoding cysteine hydrolase family protein: MTKALLIIDVQVGLFEPKPSPYKSDEVISNINKLADKARASNAPVIWIQHETPNHEILKFQSDGWELPNNLNQAESDFYVRKTTPDSFLKTDLLQILTNQTVSELVVCGYATEFCVDTTIRSAAAKGFEITLVSDTHTTHDKQHAPAEFIIQHHNATLPNIKSFGVTIKTEQSELVEFAS, translated from the coding sequence ATGACAAAAGCATTATTAATTATTGACGTCCAAGTTGGCTTATTTGAACCAAAACCATCGCCTTACAAATCTGATGAAGTGATTTCTAATATCAATAAACTTGCTGATAAGGCACGAGCGTCTAATGCGCCTGTCATATGGATACAACATGAAACACCAAACCATGAAATTCTGAAATTTCAGAGTGATGGCTGGGAATTGCCTAATAATTTGAATCAGGCTGAATCAGATTTTTATGTTCGCAAAACCACGCCTGACTCTTTTTTAAAAACCGACTTGCTTCAAATTTTAACAAACCAAACTGTTTCTGAATTGGTAGTCTGTGGCTACGCAACTGAATTTTGTGTAGATACAACGATTCGAAGTGCAGCGGCAAAGGGTTTTGAAATCACGTTAGTGAGTGATACTCATACAACACATGATAAACAACACGCACCTGCTGAATTCATCATTCAACATCATAATGCTACATTGCCAAATATTAAAAGTTTCGGCGTGACAATTAAAACTGAGCAATCTGAACTAGTCGAATTTGCTAGTTAA
- a CDS encoding IS30 family transposase — protein MKYTHLTENERYMLSALRKQGLTVASIAKALGRHRSTVYREVERNSRWCNYDQLYSYQPARAQQKVRVRTKKARRNKRYDHMDFLLVDALLKLHWSPEQIVGYFRYKGYPVMSHETIYQHVWADKNEGGNLWQYLRQSPKIRRKRYRSKDSRGRVAAKRHISERPTLVNEREEFGHWEIDTVIGHGSKHCLVTMVERQSRYTLIGQLDDRTTESLNRRVGWLIKETGLPFKTITADNGTEFNQYQQLERSHGCDFYFATPYHSWERGTNENTNGLIRQYIPKKQSMALLGQRHCSDIARRLNTRPRKVLGFKTPEEFIREYR, from the coding sequence ATGAAATACACACATCTCACTGAGAATGAAAGATATATGTTGTCAGCCTTGAGAAAGCAAGGACTGACTGTCGCATCCATCGCCAAAGCCTTAGGTCGTCACCGAAGTACGGTCTACCGGGAAGTGGAACGAAACTCCCGATGGTGCAATTATGACCAGCTTTATAGTTACCAACCAGCGCGAGCCCAGCAAAAAGTCAGGGTAAGAACAAAGAAAGCCCGAAGGAACAAACGGTATGATCACATGGACTTTCTGCTGGTTGATGCCTTACTGAAATTGCATTGGAGTCCAGAACAGATCGTTGGCTATTTTCGTTACAAAGGCTATCCGGTGATGAGCCATGAAACGATTTACCAGCATGTCTGGGCTGATAAAAATGAAGGCGGCAATCTTTGGCAATACCTGAGACAGTCGCCGAAAATTAGACGTAAACGCTATCGAAGCAAAGACAGCCGAGGGCGAGTAGCAGCCAAACGGCATATCAGCGAACGCCCTACACTAGTGAACGAACGAGAAGAGTTCGGACACTGGGAAATCGATACAGTCATTGGACACGGCAGTAAACATTGCCTAGTCACGATGGTAGAAAGACAAAGCCGCTATACCCTCATAGGCCAACTGGATGATCGGACAACAGAAAGCCTGAACAGACGAGTCGGTTGGCTGATCAAAGAAACGGGCCTACCATTTAAAACCATCACAGCCGACAACGGCACTGAATTTAACCAATATCAGCAGTTAGAACGTAGCCACGGTTGTGACTTTTACTTTGCGACGCCGTATCATTCGTGGGAGCGAGGAACCAACGAAAACACCAATGGTCTGATCAGACAATACATCCCCAAAAAGCAAAGCATGGCGTTGTTAGGTCAACGGCATTGCAGCGACATAGCCAGAAGATTAAACACGAGACCAAGGAAAGTGCTTGGATTTAAAACCCCGGAGGAATTTATCCGTGAGTATCGTTAA
- a CDS encoding type II toxin-antitoxin system Phd/YefM family antitoxin, producing the protein MQVVSFTEARNNLKSVLDQVVNDADCTIITRRDAEDAVVMSLDYYNSLMETVHLLKSPANAAHLAKSIAQYRNNQTQERDLIDE; encoded by the coding sequence ATGCAAGTCGTTTCATTTACAGAAGCACGCAACAATCTTAAATCAGTCTTAGATCAAGTGGTTAATGATGCCGACTGCACCATTATCACTCGTCGAGATGCTGAAGATGCTGTAGTGATGTCACTTGATTATTACAACAGCCTCATGGAAACCGTTCATCTATTAAAATCGCCAGCTAATGCTGCTCATTTGGCAAAATCAATCGCGCAATACCGTAATAATCAGACTCAAGAGCGAGATCTGATTGATGAGTAG
- a CDS encoding DUF2971 domain-containing protein, with the protein MNLYKYQSIDPSVPPAKNKSIQNLFEATVVFSARQNFNDLFDSKVNFIIPRRERLRKFRGSLSKSQREVFDSFTPGNTDFFQKLKQQTNTLIDSYYFYCLTTNPLNNLMWSHYANSHHGFCIEWDADKMNADKVIYSEQIASIDLLDITRSNMGLISQEKMGDDLWAALRTKLDYWSYENEYRVKLSHEMKQLVTFKDNKISVTKADSTWIKSIIFGVRCPVNVVTYVAENIPFRVNFKKCKIINSELYITP; encoded by the coding sequence ATGAATTTATATAAATATCAAAGTATCGATCCTTCAGTTCCTCCAGCTAAAAATAAATCAATTCAAAATTTATTTGAAGCCACCGTTGTGTTTTCTGCTAGACAAAATTTTAACGATCTATTCGATTCAAAAGTTAACTTTATCATTCCACGCAGAGAAAGATTAAGAAAATTTCGCGGCTCACTTTCAAAATCACAAAGAGAAGTATTTGATTCCTTTACTCCTGGAAACACTGATTTTTTTCAAAAATTAAAACAACAAACAAATACCTTAATTGATTCTTACTATTTTTACTGTTTAACCACAAATCCACTTAACAATCTGATGTGGTCGCATTACGCGAATAGCCATCATGGTTTTTGTATCGAGTGGGATGCGGATAAAATGAATGCCGATAAAGTCATTTATTCTGAACAAATTGCGAGCATCGATTTATTAGACATTACTCGGTCAAATATGGGCCTTATTAGTCAAGAAAAAATGGGGGATGACCTCTGGGCAGCTCTACGAACAAAACTGGATTATTGGTCTTATGAAAATGAGTATAGAGTTAAACTTAGTCACGAAATGAAACAGCTAGTTACTTTTAAAGATAACAAAATTAGTGTCACCAAAGCTGATTCTACTTGGATTAAATCCATAATTTTTGGTGTTCGCTGCCCTGTTAACGTTGTTACATATGTTGCAGAAAATATTCCATTCAGAGTTAATTTCAAGAAATGCAAGATTATTAATTCTGAACTGTACATCACACCGTAG